In the Chaetodon trifascialis isolate fChaTrf1 chromosome 12, fChaTrf1.hap1, whole genome shotgun sequence genome, TGTACTTGTTGTCAGTGCTGTAGCCAACATATTCCCCCTCTTCAAAGTTATTGAGGATGTTCATGTCTAAGGAGTCGTGCCACTTCTGTGGAATATCTGTTCCAGGGGGTGGTGGATTGAGGACAGAGCTCTCTGTTTCAGCACTGTCATGGATCTCATTCTTAGCCAGAGTTTTCTGAACGTCTTGTAGACTGTCACACATGAGAAGTTGTCCGAGGACTGGCAGATGAATTGATGCGATCCTGTTACCTAAAAGAACATTAATCTCCTTTGTCAATGTCATATTGACATCATTTATTACCTTGGGCTCCatgtcattgttgtgttttaagTAAAAGATGCAACCTTGTTGCCCTCTCTtgacaaaaacatcagtttcaCTGGCAGTTTTGTGTAGTGGCTGTTGGTCCAGCCAAAGCTTTGTTTCCAGGCTTTTGCAGCAGACAATCTGAATACTGCCAAAAGTCTTCTCACACATGTCAGCGGCATCTTCTTGTGTTATTCCTCCCTGTGACTGTTCTCTGATAAGACAAATTAATCCATGTCTGAATGCTACTGAAGACAAGTGCTTGTCAAACCATCCACTAAATTCACAGTCAGCCTCAAGTTCACAAAGCTGCATGTGTTCTTCCACTACTTTCTCCTCAGTGAATTTGGACAGCTTTTTAGGCAGAAATTTCGGAGGCAGCAATTGTAGCAACCGATGATGCTCATAGATGTCACTGTCCAAATGACATTTACTGAGCTTCTCAAGCAGAAGGAACTTATTCTTCAGGGCGCCTTCTAACCTTTTGATCTCAAACACTGTGTCATTGTAGTAGAGTGTGGAGGATGGGTATAATTTACCATCTACTGCAGGAAGATACAAAGTCTCTACATCGTCAACGTGGGACTGCTTTTCTTGAGTTTTGAGTAActgaaaaaacagctgaacagcACGTTTCACGGTTTTCTGTTGGTTTGGGTTTAGTTGTAGTTTATCACAGGAATCTGCATGAACTGCCTCCAGAACATTGCAATACTGTGCTGCAGTAGGCTGGTCCTTTACACCAATTTTTTTGAAGAACTGAGCGAAAATGGCATCCTGTGGAGAAATGTTGTACAAATATGGTCTGAACTCCTGGTCATGAGGGAGTGAAAGACATGTATCATCAGTCCTCACAagttctttgtctttttcaacCAACACAACGGGAAGACCAGCCAGTGGTTGTCCTTCAAACTTGTTTGCTTGCAGGAAGGCATAGGAACTTCGAAACACAGTGGCACGGGTTTCGATCAACTGGTGTGTGTTACAGAGCGACTGACAGATGTTGCTCATGTTGCTGGTTACACAGTGCGGAGGCGGTTGCTCATGAGCTCCTgcattttttatcattttcaggAGCTTCGCTGACTTATAAACTGGTAGATGTATAATTGGCATTGAAGACCAAATCAGTTCTTGATGCTTAGAATCGCTTTCAATCAAAGATCCTCTGATTTTAACAACAGTTCTCTCAGTAGCAAACGGTTGGTGATAGTTGCACAGTTCTTTTTGAATTTTCTGAGGGAAAATGAACTTGATGTCAGCGATACTCTCCAGcaatttttcctctttgtttttgtcattactCACAATAATCAAGGCTTCTCTGAAAAGTAATGATGATTTCAGTTTCAACTCTTCAAgctgactgtttgtttttgcttctgaTTCCACCTGGTATGCAAATTTTATTATGTCATCTTGTGATACAACATGCTTCATTCCAAGTTCTTTGAGTAACATTTTAGCAGTTTCTGTTTGTAGATTTCCTTCACACAACTCAGTCCAGAATCTCTTAGGCACAAATCTCTCTTGGGGCAACATTTTCTTGTATAGCTGGACACTGTCATCATAGTAGTACGATGCTGTCTCCAATCTGCCTTGAGAACTGCGAATCAATTTCACTGTCTTCATTGAAGAGATGATATTATCCTTATACtgagaaaaatagaaattatgCTGTAGTGACATCAACAGTTTGAGGCTTTGAAGCAGCTGactctctgtgagtgtgtgtacaacTGGCAGAATGAACTTCATGAAATACTCCAAGTCAGTCAGGGTTTGGATATTCAGTGTTTGTGACAGACTGCAGTTCTCTAGATTGCTTTGAAGAAAAATACAGTTGCTGTCAGCCAGGATGAACAAATCTGGAAATGTCACCGAATGCATGCTGTTGAGGAGAAATACCTCTTTAGGTCCATCAATCCTCACTCTGTTACCATGTATTGTTTCAAATAATGGTAAGGATTTGAGTTTTCTCTGATAGTCTTGTTTGTCTTTGGACTTGGATACTCCATCctggaggaaacactgaagCTCTTTCATCTCATCAGTGGAAAGCAGGGAAAACTCTGAGTGGTTAATGCTGCAGACCTGGTTCAACACAGAGCTTTTATCATTCACATCCATGAGTTCAGGGTGTAGAAGTACATGTATCTCAGAGAAGAATACAGTGTCAAGCTTCATAAAACCAAGTTTAAAGAGGATGCCTGATATGTCTCTTTCTGATGCGAAGTGAATCACACTAGGCATGTCTTTCATCGTTTGCAGGAAGTGCTTGTTGCTTAACCTTGGACACACAACAGGCAAAATGCAGCAGTCATTGAAGAGCTGCCTCACATCACTTAATGTCAGACTTTGTTTTTCACCACTCTTTGTAGCAGGTTTAATTTGACTTGTTAAAAACATCCAAAGTGATTTCATCCATTTCAGTATTGTCTCATCTGGGACATGAAGACCACTGCATGGATCAACTTCACAGTTCTGAAGAAGATCCCGAATTTCTGGCTTCAGATATTTCACTGCGTTGGGAACTGTCAAACTTTTGACAAGACCGGAAGCTTGGAGAACACAAATGTGGCCTTTGTTGGTTTGATAATCTGCAAACTGGTCCTCATAGCCAAAGAATAGACTTTCATATCCTGATATCAGCTTGGGGGATTTGGAATCAAACACTCTCAAAACTTTGTCTCTTGTGAGAAGAAGTGGAAGCCCATTGAGTGAGCTGACGTTGTCCTCTGTGACCTTTTGCTCCTCCTTTAAGCAGAAATGCAAGAGCTTTGAACATCTTGTTTCATCTCTGATCAGAGTGGCACTTATGGGCAGGGGTAAATCCTCAGCTGTTTGGGCTGGGTCATTGAGGGGCTTTTCTCTCAAGAAAGTTTGCACAGTTGAAGAAGTCACATCTTTCACATTGATGCCAGCAGATTTGAAACTATTCCAaactttttgcattttcatggaAAAGGGAACCAATGTCATTCCAAGATCTTCCAAAATGAGATTAATCTCATCACTTCCTGAGTGTGTCAGGTAAGGTGCCTTAGTTGACTCAGTTTCTCTCACATTACACCAGGCAAAAGAGTACTCCTTAAATTCTCGGTTTGCAACTTGACGTGTTGAACTCCTCAGCACTGGAATTACATTGAGACCTCTTTCTTTGATTGATCTATATACCTCAAGTATCATTTCATGCCAAACTGGTTCAACTTCTTTCGACACAGCTGGCCAAAAACACAAGTATGAGTTACTCAAGTGAGACTCAATATATGCAAAAGAGACTTTCTTGTCTGGAATGTTACAGCTGATGTAGTGAAGGAGATCTGCATACAGAGGAGCAATGACATTCTGTTTCAGAAATTCATTCCAGTTAGATTTTAGACTTTGCCCATCTTCTTTCCAAAGGCTTCTCCTGGCAGAATCTACCTCAAAGTTTGCATTGACATGCACTGGCAGTCCAGTTTTTCCTGGCAAAGGAAGAGAACAAAAGGCTTCTCCAATGAAATCCATATGGCTGGACGGTGCTGGACTCTTGCCAATCTTTGAGCTCACACGCGCCGCTACTGCTGCTTGGGGTAGTTTGTGTGatagtgttttttctttttcaccacTGTTTTTGAATGAGCCAAACTGTTCTGCAACGATCCATTTagtttgtcttttgtctgaGGTTGAAATCATGGTTCCATAAATGGTCTTCTGTGGTGTTATTGGTTTGTTTGATTGCAGCGCATTTTGTTGAAGCTTTACAAAAGCATCTTTGCCTTCTCTGCTTGCCTGTGGTAGACTTTTTTCAACCGCAAAGATGGTTTTGAGTTTCCCAGAATGTGCATCGATTTCATGGACTTCTattttgcagatgtttttcagAAACAGAATTAGTCCTTCAGGATCATCAGAGAGGGCAGAGCATAGTTCTTTAATGTCATCATCAGTGACTCCCCTGGTTGATATTTTTGAGCTGTTTGCCATGGTACCCATCCTTAGAGGTAATCTGAACATGGTGCCCTCTTTAAGAGGAAATTTGTCAGGAAGAAAGGATTTGTAGACATCCATGTACATGTTCTTGAAAGTCTCAGCTAGTTTATAGCCAATACCTGGTGGTGCTTTGTCTGAATGACTTTCAATGTACTTTTGATTGGGATCAGAAACGCACAGTAATGCATCTCCAGTGAGGATTGAAGGACAGTCAGTGAGATGGTAAACAGAGTTGAATCCCACTCCGTATTTTCCTATCTTCCCTGCAGAGTTGTGcttccctccttctcccagCTGCTGAATGCCAGTCAGGTcagcatcagaaaacactttgttattgaacacacacagtgctggaCCCTGCAGATGGTTCCATTTCTTcccaaatgttttttctttggcaTGTTGTCGTTTGTCCCAAACAAAATGAATTTCTGTTGCCTCTGCATCATCAGCATTTTGGATAAGCTCTTTAAGGATATCCTTCTTTGATGGATAGGCtgaaattatatttttaattcGAACAGTTAGTTGTTCCTGCTGTTCAAACTGAAAAGCAAatggtgaaatgttttcaactGCATGGTTTTCCAGAGTATGATGCCTGGTAGTTTTGATTCCAAAGTAGCGAGCCATAACACGTGGGATATTCTCGTGGCATAATGTGACACCTGGGGCGACTGGCATCCATGCACTGTCATTGTAAAACATCTCACTCGCAGGTCGTAAGACACCATGTTCATTGGGTATCAGACAGTCACCCGTTGTTTTCTCTTTGGCCTCATATATTCCTTTGTTTAAAATTGTGAGGCAAATTGACAGATCATTCTTCGGCAGTTGCTTGTTGCCATGTCGAGACTGCAATTCCTGCAGCACAGTTTGAAACTGATGGATTGTAAAGCATTTTTCAACGCCTACACTTTCCCAGAGACTCCTGAAACTAGCAAAGGCAGGTGGAAGTACATACAGATAGGGTTTTGCTTCAAATTGCCCATTTTCTGCAACACGACTCACGTTTACAAATGTTCTGCCCACAAGAATGAATGGGAATGAATTTGCCCTCTCTGAAATGAAACTTGAATTCCCCAAATCATAGAGCCACTGATCCAGAAACTTGTAACATTCACTGGCTATTTTGAGAAGCACAGAGCTGTCAATGGATTGAGATTGTTCACTTGTTActtgcagctgctgaagaacagTCTCTGGGCTTGGACTGTCATTGACTCCCAAAATTTGTAGGACTGGATCAGTGTTGTGTATCTTCAGATTGGTATGATCCAGCACAGGTTGTGTCATGTTAACGAGTAGGGAGCATCTGTCACTAAAAACATCAGTGGGCCTTCTTAGTGTTACATTTCGTTCCATTTTTGTATCACCAGGAGAAAATGCTGGGAGAAATTCAATCATCCTCAGTGTTTCCCAGTGAAGGGAGTGTTTGTCATTCATGTGATTCTTCATAAGTTCAAGAAGGCACTTCAAATGTGCATATGCTTTCTTTTTGTCAGTGCTCCAGGTTTTGTGGATTGTGCCTGCTTTCTCTGTGATGTCTTCCAGTAGGAGATGATCATTTGCCATTCCAAGTTCCAACAAGCGTTGAATCCTCGTTGGGGAGCAAAAATCATTTGTGGTACCACCAAGCAAGCGTTCCTCTTCTGGTTCAAAAAGACAGGCCACTTTCCCTGATGGATTCACAAGTTTCTTGATATACTGGAGCTGTCCGCTTTTTGTGGGGATGCATGGATAGCGAACCAATAGACTGTCAATTTCTTTGATGTCAAGGTCAATAGCATGCAGCACAAGAGTGTCTCTACTCTTGGGGTCCATGGTATCAAGGTTGTTAAACACTGCTTCCTGGTAAAACTTCTCCCAGTTCCATGTTCTGCTCTGTAAAACCTTTTCTAGGCCAGCCTGTTTGAAGCAATTTCTCAACCACAGTGGAAGAGGGACAACATGGTTGGatgcttttgcatgttttttgcaCACCTGCATTGCAAGTGTACTGATGTCTTTGACTGCTTCAATGCTCTCATGTAGAAATATGGCATTGTTCATTGAGCACCAATGTTCTCCATCACTAAAGAGCTCTGGACCACTTGAGTTCTGGGCAAGGACAGAGTAAAATGCATCCACCAATGGCTTGAAAGTTTCACTGACTTTCTCTCTATTGGGCCAAAAGGTGTGATAATTGTAAGCTTCAAGCTGcttgttttcagacattttctttaGTGCCAAGAGTACAGTAACATATGCTGTCACTACAGGATCTTGGAGAAGGGCTTTGTTCCACTCATGTTTGATGCCACTCTCCCACAGACTTTTTCGGTTGCTTGTCACAGCAAATGTCCCATTTACATTGACTGGAAGACCGGTGTGAatggaaagaggaagggagcaAAATGCCTGTCCCACAAGATCTGTCTGTAATGAGGCCAGTTTCCCAGTTTCTGGATCATTTTGCAAAGGCACAGCAACCCCCCCAATGGGCAAAGAGAACTTGGCTTGCTTGTTTTCTTGAAGGGCCATTTTCAAAGACTGATGTGTCCCAAAGCAATTGTACAGAAGCCAGGAATGGGATTCAGTATCACCAGATTGCTGACTGGTTATTTGGACAATGTTGATTGTGCTGCAGTCAATGACCTCTTTGCATTTTCCATCAAGTTTCATCAATGATTTCTCAGCTTGGTGCTGCTTTGACACGTTGGTTTCATCAGGAATCGTCATTGTACTCACAGTAGTTTTGGAAACAGTGAGGATGGTTTCCATTTCATCATCTCTTGGCGGAGTTGATACATCTTTTGATAAACTTTGTAGAGATAATGTTTTGATGTTCTTCAGAAACAGCAGGTGAATTTGCGAATTCTCCATAAAGTGCTGTTGAAAAGTAATGATATTGTGTTTCTGATACACCTTTGTGCTTATTTCTGACTTGTGAGCCTCTTCTTCAGTTCGGAAAGGTAGTTTGATCAGAGTGCCTGGATAGGGTTCAGAGGGACTTTTTTGGCTGAAACTACAGCCAAAAATTCGTTCATATGGTCCAAACTGACCAGGAAAACAATGGAAGAGCCTCTGCTGACTGAGATTTAGCTTGATTCCAGgatttgttttatgtttgatGTGCTTCTTCAGGTGAGTTACATTTGGATCAAGTATGAGAAGACTGTTGCCACTGAGGATAGAGGGCACGTCTGTCACATGATACACAGTATTGAATCCAAGTCCAAACTTTCCAATTTTCTCCACCTTGTTTTCCTTTGAGGCAGCACCAACTCTGACAATATTTGCCCAGTCCTCAGCTGTGAACTGCTCATTGTTAAATGCCCAAAGACAAGGGCCCTGGCAAAGGACCATGTCAGGGTCAATGAGACTTTCAGGAGTATCCTTGTGCACTCTGAAATCCACCAAGAATTTACAAGCTTCTGCCCCAGCATCCTCTGCATTTTGAATGAGCTctttgaagatgtcactttcTTCGTCATACTCTTTAAGAATGTTTTTAATCCTCATTGTTATTGGTTCAGATTGTCCACACTGTTCGATTCCAACTAACTCTGGATCCAGGATGTAGGTACTAAGGAATCGGATGTTCAACCATTCAGCTGTTGCTTTTGGGATTTCCTCATGTACGACAAAAATTTCCTCCTGGCTGTAATTCAGCTCATTCAACCCATTTTTGCTTATGTCACAGAAGACTGCTGTTGACAGTGGTTTAAGGGTGTATTGTTCAGTCTCTATGAGGACTGGGACCGGGATGTCATCTTGaactgtcttcttctctctccataGCCAGTTAAGAATTTCTATTGACACTTTTATCTCAGAGGAACTTGCAAATGGCTGTTGCCTTTCTTCAATGGTTTGCTGGATAGAATGAAGAATGTCAATAATTTCTTCATCTGAAAGTGATGTTCTCAGGCCAAATTTCTGGAGCAATCTCTTGTATGGCAGAAATTCATTTGGCACTTTGCCAATGTAGGAGCTCAAATCGAGATTACGTGGATAGTCTAGAACCAGATCCTGTGGTGATACAAACTGGTTGTGGCTCCACAACCAGCGTGTGTCCTTGCTCATCACTGTTGCAAAGTCAGAGATGTGGTCTTGCATGTGTTCATAAATGCAACGCAACTTTCTTTTGAAATCCACGTTTGTGTCAGGATCAGCCATTTcctgtgcttttgttttcaagACTGATAAATTCTCTATCACTTTTTCAGGTGGGGGTAGGCGTTTGAGACCAAGTTTTCTGGTAACTCTGTCACTGATCTTTCCCACCAGAGGCATGACATGCCCAACAATGTTCTCATACATAGAATCTCTTATTTCTTCTGGACAGAAGAAACAACTTTTCTGAGACTTGTcattgcagtgttttttgtcATCAAATGATTTAGGGCATGGGACCCATTTTAGCATTTTGAGACACTGAAGCTGCTCATGAGAAAACTTTGACAGTAGATCATTAGTATCCAACATTTTCAGGAGCACCTGTGCTTTTTTGAGAGCCTCAGCATGAGAGTCAGCATTCAGTTTGTCAATCAGTGTGGCAGCACACAACAAATGCTCTGGTGACACATCTCCTTCTTTATTTAGCAAGCCAAGATCAGTGAGACTTTTCAGCATCTGTGGTGTTTGAGTGTATGAAGTTGGGGGGAAGAAATCTGAGtcaaaaatgactttaaaagtTTGAATTGTTGGATCAAAAAAGTTTGAGGTTTTTCTCAGCTCTCCATTCACTTCAATGAACCTCAAGTCCTTGCATTTGTGTTTCAAGGTCTGGTTTTGAGCGAAAAGGACAGTGCCATGCTGTAAAATCCAAGTCATGATTTTCTCAGTGTCTTCTTTTTTGCAAGCCCCCCTCTCAATACAGCCAATGAGGATATTGGCTGCTTCAGCTGTGTCTAAGAGTTTAACTTTGAGCAGCTGTAACAGTCTGCGATCAGCCTCATTTGCACACTGCACAACTGAATCAGGCATCGGGAACTCTGTTGGTATTGTTAGACCAGAAGTTAGAAGAACAGCCTGTTTTGATTGAGCTGCAACATCGGAGCCTTTCATGGTTTGAAACAGTGGCAACTTTGAGAGTAAGTCTTTCTCACTGC is a window encoding:
- the sacs2 gene encoding sacsin isoform X2 gives rise to the protein MSSTSKKKTRKSFRPTAPPFIDYLKDILRRYPDGGQILKELIQNADDARATEVVFIHDERSYGTESLWTDELGEYQGPALYAYNNSTFTDDDWRGIQTAGRSIKRNDPNKVGRFGIGFNSVYHITDVPCVFSSGHLGFMDPQEKIFGERKEDFLWSLDDAEDQEALMTMHDQFQPFRDIVSLVSRQEWSKIVTEDQHFDGTIFRFPLRNKASDISDNLYDSDRVAELFDSFIVDADLSLLFLKNVTSVSLIHINTHGTVSTRLKVQSSVHTDVVLKSEDKSIIEGSTRFKSITLNSRHHKETKWLVTTCTMKEGSVQNLDSLAKKLSFFPQVDLAFPCGERRDCSESRLSCFLPLPNNESNKTGLPVYVNACFGLTDNRRQIKWQEEDQKHDEHAVWNELLMKEVLPQAYLMIIQDAIKLAQRSILPVSSVYDLWPDIIQIKHKDKWYAVALDVLQHLFRHDMAVLSLAKDERMFISPSEAVFPCNGPTSPDILAAIKRTLVSCGENLVTLPGTVARAIYEAYPHVNTLKHVTPAFLRDVLRRIGVHSISKNDKLCLLEYVLSDGRYGELKGLQLLPLSDGSFRSFTDREEDTALIDSSEFPRVLLPCCKHLFIRADLSPACNNHLKELARKNLFKVINIDADKVAEYTRRYLPQDWKQMRKGHVTWDISNSQHPPLEWLQKFWKFLNTHFKQLSNFTGFPLIPVSPLSVSQPVSLARLQQNTTLIFQKSKQFNLPEQIAQLVNKVGGTVVRGNEWLKHEDLDSYVLCPSPRSVMKVFGNLDSQDLVRELKTTSQRAKKELKDYLSRLDSLSGSEKDLLSKLPLFQTMKGSDVAAQSKQAVLLTSGLTIPTEFPMPDSVVQCANEADRRLLQLLKVKLLDTAEAANILIGCIERGACKKEDTEKIMTWILQHGTVLFAQNQTLKHKCKDLRFIEVNGELRKTSNFFDPTIQTFKVIFDSDFFPPTSYTQTPQMLKSLTDLGLLNKEGDVSPEHLLCAATLIDKLNADSHAEALKKAQVLLKMLDTNDLLSKFSHEQLQCLKMLKWVPCPKSFDDKKHCNDKSQKSCFFCPEEIRDSMYENIVGHVMPLVGKISDRVTRKLGLKRLPPPEKVIENLSVLKTKAQEMADPDTNVDFKRKLRCIYEHMQDHISDFATVMSKDTRWLWSHNQFVSPQDLVLDYPRNLDLSSYIGKVPNEFLPYKRLLQKFGLRTSLSDEEIIDILHSIQQTIEERQQPFASSSEIKVSIEILNWLWREKKTVQDDIPVPVLIETEQYTLKPLSTAVFCDISKNGLNELNYSQEEIFVVHEEIPKATAEWLNIRFLSTYILDPELVGIEQCGQSEPITMRIKNILKEYDEESDIFKELIQNAEDAGAEACKFLVDFRVHKDTPESLIDPDMVLCQGPCLWAFNNEQFTAEDWANIVRVGAASKENKVEKIGKFGLGFNTVYHVTDVPSILSGNSLLILDPNVTHLKKHIKHKTNPGIKLNLSQQRLFHCFPGQFGPYERIFGCSFSQKSPSEPYPGTLIKLPFRTEEEAHKSEISTKVYQKHNIITFQQHFMENSQIHLLFLKNIKTLSLQSLSKDVSTPPRDDEMETILTVSKTTVSTMTIPDETNVSKQHQAEKSLMKLDGKCKEVIDCSTINIVQITSQQSGDTESHSWLLYNCFGTHQSLKMALQENKQAKFSLPIGGVAVPLQNDPETGKLASLQTDLVGQAFCSLPLSIHTGLPVNVNGTFAVTSNRKSLWESGIKHEWNKALLQDPVVTAYVTVLLALKKMSENKQLEAYNYHTFWPNREKVSETFKPLVDAFYSVLAQNSSGPELFSDGEHWCSMNNAIFLHESIEAVKDISTLAMQVCKKHAKASNHVVPLPLWLRNCFKQAGLEKVLQSRTWNWEKFYQEAVFNNLDTMDPKSRDTLVLHAIDLDIKEIDSLLVRYPCIPTKSGQLQYIKKLVNPSGKVACLFEPEEERLLGGTTNDFCSPTRIQRLLELGMANDHLLLEDITEKAGTIHKTWSTDKKKAYAHLKCLLELMKNHMNDKHSLHWETLRMIEFLPAFSPGDTKMERNVTLRRPTDVFSDRCSLLVNMTQPVLDHTNLKIHNTDPVLQILGVNDSPSPETVLQQLQVTSEQSQSIDSSVLLKIASECYKFLDQWLYDLGNSSFISERANSFPFILVGRTFVNVSRVAENGQFEAKPYLYVLPPAFASFRSLWESVGVEKCFTIHQFQTVLQELQSRHGNKQLPKNDLSICLTILNKGIYEAKEKTTGDCLIPNEHGVLRPASEMFYNDSAWMPVAPGVTLCHENIPRVMARYFGIKTTRHHTLENHAVENISPFAFQFEQQEQLTVRIKNIISAYPSKKDILKELIQNADDAEATEIHFVWDKRQHAKEKTFGKKWNHLQGPALCVFNNKVFSDADLTGIQQLGEGGKHNSAGKIGKYGVGFNSVYHLTDCPSILTGDALLCVSDPNQKYIESHSDKAPPGIGYKLAETFKNMYMDVYKSFLPDKFPLKEGTMFRLPLRMGTMANSSKISTRGVTDDDIKELCSALSDDPEGLILFLKNICKIEVHEIDAHSGKLKTIFAVEKSLPQASREGKDAFVKLQQNALQSNKPITPQKTIYGTMISTSDKRQTKWIVAEQFGSFKNSGEKEKTLSHKLPQAAVAARVSSKIGKSPAPSSHMDFIGEAFCSLPLPGKTGLPVHVNANFEVDSARRSLWKEDGQSLKSNWNEFLKQNVIAPLYADLLHYISCNIPDKKVSFAYIESHLSNSYLCFWPAVSKEVEPVWHEMILEVYRSIKERGLNVIPVLRSSTRQVANREFKEYSFAWCNVRETESTKAPYLTHSGSDEINLILEDLGMTLVPFSMKMQKVWNSFKSAGINVKDVTSSTVQTFLREKPLNDPAQTAEDLPLPISATLIRDETRCSKLLHFCLKEEQKVTEDNVSSLNGLPLLLTRDKVLRVFDSKSPKLISGYESLFFGYEDQFADYQTNKGHICVLQASGLVKSLTVPNAVKYLKPEIRDLLQNCEVDPCSGLHVPDETILKWMKSLWMFLTSQIKPATKSGEKQSLTLSDVRQLFNDCCILPVVCPRLSNKHFLQTMKDMPSVIHFASERDISGILFKLGFMKLDTVFFSEIH